The Ziziphus jujuba cultivar Dongzao chromosome 7, ASM3175591v1 genome includes a region encoding these proteins:
- the LOC107424189 gene encoding scarecrow-like protein 6 — MKAMPLPFEEFQGKGVLDFSPASDSLLASQQQQQQQPQKWKTTEQENCYVGSEPTSVLDTRRSPSPPTSSSTLSSSLGSGGGGGNGGGSGSTDTTGVAAVAVSGNPSSRAAPLEEEKCGLGMEDWESVLSESPGQDQSILRLIMADVEDPSLGLNKLLQSGSGSQDMEFNAGFGVVDQGYGFEPNSGNLVNNNNIIDPSLQATSCSDFPFNPTPNNVHSNNARLSPLGSVSNPSPSPIFSASANNPLPVSLAPVVFHQQQHPQLVEGGDEKPQIFNPQVVINQHQAQFAQNPALFMPLTYAQLQEHHLLSPPPAKRLNSGNTGANYQLQRVQFPNSGQELFVRGQQQQLQLLPQHLHHQQRPTMAATKQKMVGPAAAGGDELMNHQLQQAMIDQLSKAAELIETGNPVLAQGILARLNHQLSSPIGKPFQRAAFYFKEALQTLLHMNTTNPLALSPFSLIFKIGAYKSFSEISPVLQFANFTCNQAILEAVEGFNRVHVIDFDVGYGGQWPSFMQELALRNGGSASLKITAFVSSSMQDEFEFGFTQENLKHFASEINLAFEIEIISLEVLNSASWPLPFHVSESEAIAVNLPIGSFSSYPLSLPLVLRFVKQLSPKIVVSLDRGCERMDVSFSHQIIHALNTYSGLLESLDAVNVNLDALQKIERYLLQPGIEKVVMGRHRSPERTPPWRTVFLTSGFSPLTFSNFTESQADCLVQRTPVRGFHIERKQSSLVLCWQRKELISASAWSC; from the coding sequence ATGAAGGCCATGCCCTTACCCTTTGAGGAGTTTCAAGGGAAGGGGGTGTTAGATTTCTCTCCGGCGTCAGATTCATTATTGGCAtcacagcaacaacaacaacaacagccaCAAAAGTGGAAAACCACAGAGCAAGAGAATTGCTATGTGGGCAGTGAGCCCACCTCTGTTCTCGATACTAGAAGAAGCCCAAGTCCCCCAACATCCTCCTCAACACTGTCTTCCTCTCTCGGCAGCGGCGGCGGCGGCGGAAACGGTGGTGGCAGCGGCTCCACCGACACCACCGGCGTGGCGGCAGTAGCGGTCTCTGGAAACCCTTCTTCACGCGCTGCTCCACTAGAGGAAGAAAAATGTGGGCTCGGAATGGAAGACTGGGAGAGTGTCTTGTCTGAGTCACCAGGTCAAGATCAGTCCATTCTGAGATTGATAATGGCGGATGTTGAAGACCCATCTTTGGGATTGAACAAGCTCTTGCAGAGTGGGAGTGGCTCCCAGGATATGGAATTTAATGCGGGTTTTGGGGTTGTGGATCAAGGGTATGGGTTCGAACCGAATAGCGGCAATTTGgtgaacaacaacaacattatTGATCCATCTCTACAGGCAACCTCTTGTTCTGATTTTCCTTTCAACCCCACCCCAAACAATGTTCATAGCAACAATGCAAGGCTTAGTCCGTTGGGTTCTGTCTCCAACCCCAGTCCAAGTCCCATCTTCTCTGCTTCAGCTAACAATCCTTTGCCCGTTTCGCTCGCTCCTGTTGTTTTCCATCAACAACAGCACCCACAACTGGTCGAAGGTGGGGATGAGAAGCCTCAGATTTTCAATCCCCAGGTTGTGATTAATCAACACCAAGCGCAGTTTGCCCAGAACCCAGCTCTGTTTATGCCTTTGACGTATGCTCAGCTGCAAGAGCACCACCTTCTTTCACCCCCACCGGCGAAGAGGCTGAATTCCGGTAATACCGGAGCCAATTATCAGCTGCAGAGGGTTCAATTTCCGAATTCGGGGCAAGAATTATTTGTCCGGGGACAACAACAGCAGCTACAATTGCTCCCtcagcatcttcatcatcaacAGAGGCCAACGATGGCGGCGACGAAACAGAAAATGGTAGGCCCCGCAGCAGCAGGGGGCGATGAATTGATGAACCACCAGCTTCAGCAAGCGATGATTGACCAGCTATCCAAGGCCGCAGAGCTGATCGAAACTGGAAACCCCGTCCTCGCGCAAGGGATATTGGCGCGGCTCAATCACCAGCTCTCTTCTCCCATTGGTAAGCCATTCCAACGGGCTGCTTTCTATTTCAAGGAGGCCTTGCAAACGCTCCTCCATATGAATACCACCAACCCATTGGCTTTGTCTCCCTTTAGTCTCATTTTCAAAATTGGGGCTTACAAATCTTTCTCTGAAATCTCACCGGTACTTCAATTTGCCAATTTTACTTGTAACCAAGCCATCCTCGAAGCGGTGGAGGGTTTCAATCGGGTTCATGTTATTGATTTTGATGTTGGGTATGGTGGGCAATGGCCGTCTTTTATGCAAGAGCTTGCTTTGAGAAATGGAGGCTCGGCATCTCTTAAGATCACAGCATTTGTTTCCTCTTCAATGCAAGATGAATTCGAGTTTGGTTTCACTCAAGAAAACCTGAAACATTTTGCTAGTGAAATTAACCTGGCTTTTGAGATTGAGATTATAAGCCTTGAAGTGTTGAATTCTGCTTCTTGGCCACTGCCATTTCATGTCTCGGAGAGTGAGGCGATTGCTGTAAACCTGCCAATTGGTTCCTTTTCGAGTTATCCTTTATCTCTTCCTTTGGTCCTTCGCTTTGTGAAGCAACTATCTCCCAAAATTGTGGTTTCTTTGGACAGAGGATGTGAACGAATGGATGTGTCATTTTCCCACCAAATAATTCATGCTCTCAACACTTATTCGGGCTTGCTTGAATCGCTTGATGCGGTAAATGTTAATCTCGACGCCTTGCAAAAGATTGAAAGATATTTGTTGCAACCAGGAATTGAGAAAGTTGTGATGGGTCGCCACCGGTCTCCTGAAAGAACACCTCCGTGGAGAACTGTATTTTTGACATCTGGTTTTTCTCCTTTGACATTCAGTAACTTTACAGAGTCTCAAGCTGACTGTCTAGTGCAGCGAACTCCGGTTCGGGGATTCCATATCGAGAGGAAACAGTCTTCACTTGTTCTCTGCTGGCAGCGAAAGGAACTCATCTCGGCCTCGGCTTGGAGTTGTTGA